In the Candidatus Saccharibacteria bacterium oral taxon 488 genome, one interval contains:
- a CDS encoding GNAT family N-acetyltransferase — MIDDSEDMDGAIYVAEENGQVVGFIQGVIIDHQPGQDTVFDAVHAPRKDGWIGLLYVEPEQRGSGIGRALLDEMKRYFQSKNCDTLRLKVLSSNQRAITFYEKYGLTAREVEMITKLR; from the coding sequence ATGATCGACGATAGCGAGGATATGGACGGCGCGATATATGTTGCAGAGGAGAACGGCCAGGTGGTCGGCTTTATTCAGGGCGTAATTATTGATCATCAGCCTGGTCAGGACACCGTTTTCGATGCAGTGCATGCGCCGCGAAAAGACGGCTGGATCGGGCTGCTCTATGTCGAGCCAGAGCAGCGCGGCAGCGGTATCGGACGAGCCTTGCTGGATGAAATGAAGCGCTATTTCCAGAGTAAAAATTGCGATACCTTGCGGCTAAAAGTGCTGAGCAGCAACCAGCGCGCCATAACGTTCTATGAAAAATATGGTCTTACGGCCCGCGAAGTAGAAATGATAACAAAACTACGGTAG
- a CDS encoding NUDIX domain-containing protein, whose protein sequence is MASKNIIHRYSSGGVIVKDNKVLIIESLQPVKEYSFPKGSIEPGERRRDAAVREILEETGYHTTILGFIDTLIYEFSTDDSHVVKEVSYYAASINDSVPRQQQQLQTGEDIRPLWVSLPKAFQLLTHKNTRQLLAKAIKMYRH, encoded by the coding sequence ATGGCTTCAAAAAATATTATTCACCGTTATAGTTCAGGAGGGGTTATCGTTAAAGATAACAAAGTTCTTATAATCGAATCACTGCAGCCAGTCAAGGAATATTCTTTTCCTAAAGGCTCTATAGAGCCCGGAGAACGCCGCCGTGACGCCGCCGTGCGAGAAATACTTGAGGAAACTGGATACCACACAACGATCCTAGGATTTATTGATACTCTAATATATGAATTCTCAACAGACGATAGCCACGTAGTAAAAGAGGTTTCGTACTATGCCGCGTCTATTAATGACTCAGTACCTCGACAGCAGCAACAGCTTCAAACAGGAGAAGATATACGCCCCTTATGGGTCAGCTTGCCAAAAGCTTTTCAGCTCCTCACCCACAAAAACACGAGACAACTTCTTGCTAAGGCAATTAAAATGTACCGTCATTGA
- a CDS encoding response regulator, protein MAIKTILCVEDDRFIGEMYVRSLQKAGYDVTWVVDGNDGLVMARSQPFDLIILDLMLPEQRGDQILDALRSDDTDLIPNSKILIMTNFEQDDATKSAIMNRVDGYLIKADITPRKLIDVVNKMG, encoded by the coding sequence ATGGCGATCAAAACAATCTTGTGCGTCGAGGACGACCGTTTTATCGGCGAGATGTATGTGCGCAGCCTGCAAAAAGCTGGCTATGACGTGACTTGGGTGGTCGATGGTAATGACGGGCTGGTCATGGCCCGGAGTCAGCCGTTTGACTTGATTATCCTTGACTTGATGCTGCCCGAACAGCGCGGCGACCAAATTTTGGACGCGCTGCGCTCTGATGACACCGACCTGATCCCCAACAGTAAAATCCTCATCATGACCAACTTTGAGCAAGACGACGCCACCAAATCTGCCATCATGAACCGCGTCGACGGCTACCTCATCAAGGCCGACATCACACCCCGCAAGCTGATCGACGTCGTCAACAAGATGGGCTAG